TCACGCTCGATATCGGGGGCCACTATGGTGAAGGCATAGTAAAGCGATCCCCAGGACAGGATCTGGGTGACGGCGAGGATGCCAATGGTCTTCGATGGCTGTTGCACGCGAGGCTCCAGGTTCGCACCGCCGGCTCGCACCGGCGGCAGTTCATTCGATCAGGCGCAGCAGCTCGTCTTGGCCGCCGCACTGCAGCCGCAAGCGTCGGACGGAGACTGTGCTGGAACGCAGCAGCTCGCGGCCTGCGCCGCCGGGACTCCGCAACAGGAAACCACCGGCTCGGATGCAGCATCGTCGTAAGCCAGCCGCGTATTGCACACGCCCGTTTCCGGCAGGTCGAGCTGCACGTCGTCGGCCGCGGCCATATCGCCAACAAGAGCTGCGACCACGGACCGCACCTGCTCGTACCCTGTCGCCATCAAGAAATTAGGGGCGCGGCCATAGCTCATCGCACCGACGGCGTAGTAGCCGGGTTCCGGGTGGGCTAGCTCGTTGTGTCCGTGCGGACGAACGGTGCCGCAGCTGTGCTCGTTCGGATCGATCAGGGGCGCCAGCGCATCGGTGCTCTCGAGCCACGGGTCATGGCGCACGCGCAGTTCGCGGGTCAGCGCGAGGTCGGGTCGCGCCCCGGCCGTGCAGACAATGCGGTCGATCGCGTCGATCATCGGCGCGGCTCCGCCGACCGGCTCTCCGGTCACGCGAATACGGCCGTCGACTTCTTCCAGCTGTTCGATCCGGAAGTTCTGGCACAATTCTAGTCCACCGGAGTCACGCAGGGCCTTCAAGCGCAGCCCGAGCTGGCCGCGTGCCTGCAAGCCATCGGCTTCGCCGCCGCCGAACACCCGGGTCAGGTTGCTGCCGCGGGTTGCCCACACGATGCTGGTTTTCGGAGTTTCCTCGGCTAGTTGCGCGAGCGCGAGCAGGCTTCCAGCTGCGGAGTGCCCTGCCCCCACGACCAGCACTCGCCGGCCCGCGAAGCGTTCGCGCGCGCTTCCAAGGACGTCAGGCATGCCGTAGTCAATCCGCGCTGCCAGTGCCGCCTCACCTAACGCGGGGATGCCATCGGCACCCAGGGGATTCTGGTGCGACCAGGTGCCGGTAGCGTCGATCACGGCACTGGCCAGGTACTGCCGTGTCCCGTCCGCCGTTTCTGTGCGGATCAAGAAGGGTGCGGCCTCACGGCGCTTGGTCTTGACCTTGTCGAAGCCGACGCGTGTGACGGCAATGACGCGCTGCCCCAGCAGCAGCTTGGCCGCAATTGCAGGCGTCGCTGCGAGCGGAGCGAGGTAAGCGTCAAGTAGTTCGCCGGCGGTCGGCAGCCCGTCGTCCGGCGGCGCAGTCCAACCGTGCTGCTGCAGGAGGCGGCGGGCCGCCTTGTCGACGTTGTATTGCCAGGGCGAGAACAGGCGCACGTGGCGGTAGGTGGCCAGGTTGGCGCCTACCTCGGAGCCAGCTTCCAGAATGAGCGGCGTCAGGCCTCGCTCGATCAGGTGCGCAGCCGCCGCCAGGCCTACGGGACCGGCTCCGAGCACCGCCACCGGCAGTTGTTGTTCTTCCTTACTATTCATTCTTGCTCTCCTCGTCTAGTCAGGCAAAGTTCTGTTGGGCCGCAGCCAAACCTCGGCATTTCCTATTTCGTCGAATTACGAATGCATGGGCGCAGCGATAAATCCGGACGCGCTCCTCAACCGCTTATTCGTTAATCGACGAATATAGAATATCGTCGTTGTCATCAAACGGTCAAGATGTTTCGATATATTTGGAAGTGTCGTATCAACCAACCGAACAGGTCGAGACCGCCATGACTGACAACAGGGTTTTCAACGTACTATTTCTTTGCACCGGCAACTCCTCGCGCAGCATTATTGCCGAGGCCATTCTCAACGCCACCAGCGCTGGCCGGTTTCGCGCCTACAGCGCAGGAAGCCATCCTGGCAGCTCGGTGCATCCCTTTGCGATCGAACAGATTGAACGGCTCGGCTTCCCCGTCGAGGGCCTGCGCAGCAAAAGCTGGAATGAGTACGCAGTTGCCGATGCTCCGCACATGGACTTCGTGATCACGGTATGCGACAAGGCCGCTGGCGAGGCGTGTCCCCGCTGGCCAGGGCACCCGATCACGGCGCATTGGAGCTTCGAAGATCCAGCAGCATTCGTGGGGAGCGACCAGGAGCATCGCCAAGTCTTTGCCCGCACATGCCGCGAGATCAAGAATCGCCTCGACATCTTTTCGATGCTTCCATTTGCGACCCTGTCGCGCCTGGCGATCCAGAACGAACTGACCGCCATCGGTCGCTCGGACGTCCCGCTCTTGTGAAGGCTTGCCGCCCAGGCATCAATTCCACTATACTGGAATTATCAAATATTTGGATGAGATCATGGATACGAAACCCGCACTTGCCGCGCTTGCCGCCCTCGCCCAGGAATCAAGGCTGGCAACCTTCCGCTTGCTTGTGCAGGCCGGCCCTGCAGGACTTTCAGCAACGAAGATTGCCGAAGCACTCGGCACGCCTCCCTCATCGCTTTCCTTTCATCTGAAAGAACTTACCCACGCCAATCTGGTGATTCCGCGCCAGGAAGGCCGTTTCATCATTTACGCAGCGAACTTCGACACGATGAATCAGTTGCTGGGCTTCCTTACCGAGAACTGCTGTGGCGGCAATCCTTGTTCGCCAACGAATGGCTTGGGATGTGAGCCCATCGCTTCCAGCCAGACAAGCTAATTTCTACGCTTATTTCTTCTCAACCAAAGGTCTACCGTGAACGTACTTTTTCTTTGCACCGGCAATTCGTGCCGCTCGCTCATCAGTGAAGCCGTCTTCAATC
This genomic stretch from Massilia putida harbors:
- a CDS encoding ArsR/SmtB family transcription factor codes for the protein MDTKPALAALAALAQESRLATFRLLVQAGPAGLSATKIAEALGTPPSSLSFHLKELTHANLVIPRQEGRFIIYAANFDTMNQLLGFLTENCCGGNPCSPTNGLGCEPIASSQTS
- a CDS encoding FAD-dependent oxidoreductase, encoding MNSKEEQQLPVAVLGAGPVGLAAAAHLIERGLTPLILEAGSEVGANLATYRHVRLFSPWQYNVDKAARRLLQQHGWTAPPDDGLPTAGELLDAYLAPLAATPAIAAKLLLGQRVIAVTRVGFDKVKTKRREAAPFLIRTETADGTRQYLASAVIDATGTWSHQNPLGADGIPALGEAALAARIDYGMPDVLGSARERFAGRRVLVVGAGHSAAGSLLALAQLAEETPKTSIVWATRGSNLTRVFGGGEADGLQARGQLGLRLKALRDSGGLELCQNFRIEQLEEVDGRIRVTGEPVGGAAPMIDAIDRIVCTAGARPDLALTRELRVRHDPWLESTDALAPLIDPNEHSCGTVRPHGHNELAHPEPGYYAVGAMSYGRAPNFLMATGYEQVRSVVAALVGDMAAADDVQLDLPETGVCNTRLAYDDAASEPVVSCCGVPAAQAASCCVPAQSPSDACGCSAAAKTSCCA
- a CDS encoding arsenate reductase ArsC, with product MTDNRVFNVLFLCTGNSSRSIIAEAILNATSAGRFRAYSAGSHPGSSVHPFAIEQIERLGFPVEGLRSKSWNEYAVADAPHMDFVITVCDKAAGEACPRWPGHPITAHWSFEDPAAFVGSDQEHRQVFARTCREIKNRLDIFSMLPFATLSRLAIQNELTAIGRSDVPLL